A single region of the Solwaraspora sp. WMMD791 genome encodes:
- a CDS encoding alpha/beta hydrolase fold domain-containing protein — MGQVIEALPGDIDQAIRDDHILLDRIFQRLEAGQGDRRILADQVVFRMSMHLAAEEQTLDPVLDEPEVAQRMAAGGLPAEAVADLVGRGRDTRQRIKEAAAEIDRSKPGNLDFEEALNHLIADVRRQATEQEGILLPALRSAVGPQRMTQLGEQFSAAKHRAPTHPHPQAPNTARGGRLLGGPTALLDRLRDRTSGRRGWVATDASGLLEPQSQALLDAFAALGPRPTEILDPAEARRQPTLTDAVARIRADRGDLDEREPVDSVFDYVIDGPGGELTLRVYRPTSASPSAGLPVLVYLYAGGWVVGNLDTYDATPRALCNRERCMVVAVDYRHAPEHPFPAAHDDVLAATRWLLANAGEIGGDPQRIAIAGEAAGGNMAAATCLQLRDAGERLPLLQVLIYPLTSVVVDDDSTVDAADAAPLNRAMLSWFARHTFPSAQLLADPRVALLDVPVERLAGLPPAVVITVERDPLRSQGQEFAARLRAAGVSVDHIHYDGVPHEFFGMGAVLDVAVQAQDRVAAALHAAFNPSGQSSSGWPTGI; from the coding sequence ATGGGACAGGTGATCGAGGCGCTGCCGGGTGACATCGACCAGGCGATCCGCGACGACCACATCCTGCTGGACCGGATCTTCCAGCGGCTGGAGGCGGGCCAGGGAGACCGGCGGATCCTCGCCGACCAGGTGGTGTTCCGGATGTCCATGCACCTGGCCGCCGAGGAGCAGACCCTCGACCCGGTGCTCGACGAGCCCGAGGTGGCCCAGCGGATGGCGGCCGGTGGGCTGCCGGCCGAGGCGGTGGCCGATCTGGTCGGCCGGGGCCGCGACACCCGGCAACGGATCAAGGAGGCCGCGGCGGAGATCGACCGGTCGAAACCCGGCAACCTGGACTTCGAGGAGGCGCTGAACCACCTGATCGCCGACGTCCGGCGGCAGGCCACCGAGCAGGAGGGCATCCTGCTGCCGGCGTTGCGGTCCGCCGTCGGACCGCAACGGATGACTCAGCTGGGGGAGCAGTTCAGCGCTGCCAAGCACCGGGCACCGACCCACCCGCACCCGCAGGCACCGAACACCGCCCGGGGCGGTCGGCTGCTGGGCGGGCCGACCGCGCTGCTCGACCGGCTGCGGGACCGGACGTCGGGGCGGCGCGGCTGGGTCGCCACCGACGCCTCCGGGTTGCTGGAGCCACAGTCACAGGCGCTGCTGGACGCGTTCGCGGCGCTCGGGCCCCGGCCGACCGAGATCCTCGATCCGGCCGAGGCCCGCCGGCAGCCGACGTTGACCGACGCGGTGGCCCGGATCCGTGCCGACCGGGGCGACCTCGACGAACGGGAACCGGTCGACTCGGTCTTCGACTACGTGATCGACGGGCCCGGCGGCGAACTGACCCTGCGGGTGTACCGGCCGACGTCGGCCTCACCGTCGGCCGGCCTGCCGGTGCTGGTCTACCTCTACGCCGGCGGCTGGGTGGTCGGCAACCTGGACACCTACGACGCCACACCCCGGGCGCTGTGCAACCGGGAGCGGTGCATGGTGGTCGCCGTGGACTACCGGCACGCGCCGGAGCATCCCTTCCCCGCCGCCCACGACGACGTCCTCGCCGCCACCCGGTGGCTGCTGGCCAACGCCGGGGAGATCGGCGGGGATCCGCAGCGGATCGCGATCGCCGGGGAGGCGGCCGGCGGCAACATGGCGGCGGCAACCTGCCTGCAACTGCGTGACGCGGGCGAACGGCTGCCCCTGCTCCAGGTGCTGATCTACCCGCTGACCAGCGTCGTCGTCGATGACGACTCGACCGTGGACGCCGCCGACGCGGCACCGTTGAACCGGGCGATGCTGAGCTGGTTCGCCCGGCACACCTTCCCGTCGGCGCAGCTGCTCGCCGATCCCCGGGTGGCGCTGCTCGACGTGCCGGTGGAGCGCCTCGCCGGGCTGCCGCCAGCGGTGGTGATCACCGTGGAGCGGGATCCGCTGCGCAGCCAGGGACAGGAGTTCGCCGCTCGGCTGCGGGCCGCCGGGGTGTCGGTCGACCACATCCACTACGACGGCGTACCGCATGAGTTCTTCGGCATGGGGGCGGTCCTGGACGTGGCGGTGCAGGCACAGGACCGGGTGGCGGCCGCACTGCACGCGGCGTTCAACCCGTCCGGCCAGTCCTCCAGCGGCTGGCCCACCGGGATCTGA
- a CDS encoding VOC family protein — protein sequence MSVAAAGVPAWVDLGTPDLAGAIRFYGELFGWTARMPDEPDSDGYVLFSKDDKLVAGAGAVSTDGQPPTWTTYIGTLDAQATAKLVESAGGTVLMPPFDVLDRGRAAVFTDPGGASFAVWQPVGMVGAELMNVPGALCWNELTTRDPDGAKEFYGEVFDWEVRDTPFPPIMYTEWLVEQQPVAGMMPMVGDDWPAELPAHWMVYFAVNDCDATVEHATALGGTVSVAPTDLPHGRFAVLHDPQGAFFSVIRIAGD from the coding sequence ATGTCCGTCGCCGCAGCCGGGGTCCCCGCCTGGGTCGATCTCGGCACCCCCGACCTGGCTGGTGCGATCCGGTTCTACGGCGAACTGTTCGGCTGGACCGCCCGGATGCCCGACGAGCCGGACAGCGACGGGTACGTCCTGTTCAGCAAGGACGACAAGCTGGTCGCCGGGGCCGGCGCGGTCTCCACCGACGGACAGCCGCCCACCTGGACCACCTACATCGGCACCCTGGACGCCCAGGCCACCGCCAAACTGGTCGAGTCGGCCGGCGGCACCGTACTGATGCCGCCGTTCGACGTACTGGACCGGGGACGGGCCGCCGTCTTCACCGACCCGGGCGGTGCCAGCTTCGCCGTCTGGCAGCCGGTCGGGATGGTGGGTGCCGAGTTGATGAACGTGCCCGGTGCGCTCTGCTGGAACGAGCTGACCACCCGCGACCCCGACGGTGCCAAGGAGTTCTACGGCGAGGTGTTCGACTGGGAGGTACGCGACACCCCGTTCCCCCCGATCATGTACACGGAGTGGCTGGTCGAGCAGCAGCCGGTGGCCGGGATGATGCCGATGGTCGGTGACGACTGGCCGGCCGAGCTGCCCGCCCACTGGATGGTCTACTTCGCGGTCAACGACTGCGACGCGACCGTCGAACACGCCACCGCGCTCGGTGGCACCGTGTCAGTCGCCCCCACCGACCTGCCGCACGGCCGGTTCGCCGTGCTCCACGACCCGCAGGGGGCGTTCTTCTCGGTCATCCGCATCGCCGGCGACTGA
- a CDS encoding iron ABC transporter permease: MLRTARHRPGLTVGWFAAAVTTVVLAVLAGLAFGPASLPPLAVGVELLDQLPGVELDSGLTDRQAAIVTQLRLPRVVLALLVGGMLALAGGCYQGVFRNPLADPHLLGVAAGAGLAVTAVIALRPGTGVLTGLPVTVPVAAFVGAVGAVALTYLLGAAGGRDRSTATLILAGVAVSAFLAAGQTYLLQRHVDTIREVYSWLLGRLATDGWHEVRLIAPYAVLAGLVVLVHGRELDVLSVGDEEAASLGLHPQRSRYLLLAAASLGTAAAVSVSGLIGFVGLIVPHLVRLVVGSSYRVILPLSMLLGGAFLTVTDVVARTVAAPAEIPIGVVTAFFGAPFFVLVLRTTRRTVTL, encoded by the coding sequence ATGCTCCGTACGGCCCGCCACCGGCCGGGCCTGACCGTCGGCTGGTTCGCCGCAGCGGTGACCACCGTCGTCCTGGCGGTGCTGGCCGGGCTCGCGTTCGGCCCGGCCAGCCTGCCGCCGCTGGCGGTCGGCGTCGAACTGCTCGACCAACTGCCCGGCGTGGAACTCGACAGTGGACTGACCGACCGGCAGGCCGCGATCGTCACCCAGCTGCGGCTGCCCCGGGTGGTGCTGGCGCTGCTGGTCGGCGGCATGCTCGCCCTGGCCGGCGGCTGCTACCAGGGGGTGTTCCGCAACCCGCTGGCCGACCCGCACCTGCTCGGGGTCGCCGCCGGGGCCGGGCTGGCGGTGACCGCGGTGATCGCGCTGCGCCCCGGCACCGGAGTGCTGACCGGGCTGCCGGTCACCGTACCGGTGGCCGCCTTCGTCGGCGCCGTCGGCGCGGTCGCGCTGACCTACCTGCTCGGCGCGGCCGGCGGCCGGGACCGGTCCACCGCGACGCTGATCCTGGCCGGCGTCGCGGTCTCGGCGTTCCTCGCCGCCGGCCAGACCTACCTGCTGCAACGGCACGTCGACACGATCCGCGAGGTCTACTCCTGGCTGCTCGGCCGGCTCGCCACCGACGGCTGGCACGAGGTGCGGCTGATCGCCCCGTACGCGGTGCTGGCCGGCCTGGTGGTGCTGGTCCACGGCCGGGAACTCGACGTACTGTCGGTCGGCGACGAGGAGGCCGCCAGCCTCGGGCTGCACCCGCAGCGGTCCCGCTACCTGCTGCTCGCCGCGGCGTCGCTGGGCACTGCGGCGGCGGTGTCGGTCTCCGGGCTGATCGGGTTCGTCGGGCTGATCGTGCCGCACCTGGTCCGGTTGGTGGTCGGCAGCAGCTACCGGGTGATCCTGCCGCTGTCGATGCTGCTCGGCGGCGCTTTCCTGACCGTCACCGACGTGGTGGCGCGCACCGTCGCGGCGCCTGCCGAGATCCCGATCGGCGTGGTCACCGCCTTCTTCGGCGCCCCGTTCTTCGTGTTGGTGCTGCGTACCACCCGCCGGACGGTGACGCTGTGA
- a CDS encoding ABC transporter substrate-binding protein yields MRTPYRLRAALLRTAAVAATATLALAGCSQAGSDGADDAQPGVSPEAGASFPVTVGDVTLDERPEKIVSLSPTLTEMLFAIDAGDQVTAVDDNSNHPAEAPITDLSGFTPNVEAIVTYEPDLVVLSTDANGVVAGLNRLSIPVYLADAAVTLDDTYRQITELGALTGHPDAAADLVDGMRTEIDKLVADAPELAEPLTYYYELDPTFYTVTSQTFVGSLFAMVGLTNVADAADPQGEAGGYPQLSAEALIDADPDLIFLADTKCCAQDAQTVAARAGWSTITAVQAGQVVELDDDIASRWGPRVVDLVRAIVDAVDAATS; encoded by the coding sequence ATGAGGACACCGTATCGGCTGCGGGCGGCGCTGCTGCGTACCGCCGCAGTCGCCGCCACCGCCACGCTTGCCCTGGCCGGCTGCTCCCAGGCCGGCTCCGACGGAGCCGACGACGCACAGCCCGGCGTAAGCCCGGAGGCGGGGGCCAGCTTCCCGGTCACCGTCGGCGACGTGACTCTCGACGAACGCCCGGAGAAGATCGTCTCGCTGTCGCCGACGCTGACCGAGATGCTCTTCGCGATCGACGCCGGCGATCAGGTCACCGCCGTCGACGACAACTCCAACCACCCGGCCGAGGCGCCGATCACCGACCTGTCCGGATTCACCCCGAACGTCGAGGCGATCGTCACCTACGAGCCCGACCTGGTGGTGCTCTCCACCGACGCCAACGGGGTGGTGGCCGGGCTGAACCGGCTGTCGATCCCGGTGTACCTGGCCGACGCGGCGGTCACCCTGGACGACACGTACCGCCAGATCACCGAACTGGGCGCACTCACCGGGCACCCGGACGCGGCGGCCGACCTGGTCGACGGCATGCGTACGGAGATCGACAAACTGGTCGCCGACGCGCCGGAGCTGGCCGAGCCGCTGACCTACTACTACGAGCTGGACCCGACGTTCTACACGGTGACCAGCCAGACCTTCGTCGGTTCGCTGTTCGCCATGGTGGGGCTGACCAACGTCGCCGACGCGGCCGACCCGCAGGGCGAGGCCGGCGGCTACCCGCAGCTGTCCGCCGAGGCGCTGATCGACGCCGACCCGGACCTGATCTTCCTGGCCGACACCAAGTGCTGCGCGCAGGACGCGCAGACCGTGGCGGCCCGCGCCGGCTGGTCCACGATCACCGCCGTACAGGCCGGCCAGGTGGTCGAACTCGACGACGACATCGCCTCCCGGTGGGGTCCCCGCGTCGTCGACCTGGTCCGGGCCATCGTCGACGCGGTCGACGCGGCGACGTCCTGA